A stretch of the uncultured Cohaesibacter sp. genome encodes the following:
- the rpsR gene encoding 30S ribosomal protein S18, which translates to MSGARRPFFRRRKTCPFSGDNAPKIDYKDIRLLQRYISERGKIVPSRITAVSAKKQRELARAIKRARFLGLLPYVIS; encoded by the coding sequence ATGTCTGGAGCACGTCGTCCTTTTTTCCGTCGTCGCAAAACTTGCCCATTCTCCGGCGATAATGCACCGAAAATTGACTACAAGGATATCCGTCTTCTGCAGCGCTACATTTCCGAGCGCGGCAAGATCGTTCCTTCCCGTATTACGGCAGTATCCGCCAAAAAACAGCGTGAATTGGCTCGTGCCATCAAACGCGCTCGTTTCCTCGGCCTTCTGCCATATGTCATCAGCTAA
- the rplI gene encoding 50S ribosomal protein L9 gives MEIILLERVAKLGQMGDIVSVRTGYARNFLLPQGKAIRASDANKKRFEAERAQLEARNLEAKSEAEALKERIGEKTVIIIRAASETGQMYGSVSTRDISDALTEEGVSISRSQISLSRPIKAIGMHAVTVILHPEVELVVTANVARSQDEAERQAAGEDLSRTNREEDSFEFEEDLELDEELLEEIEGEEEAEEASEEAAAEDEE, from the coding sequence ATGGAAATCATTCTGCTTGAACGCGTTGCCAAACTTGGCCAGATGGGCGATATCGTATCTGTACGCACGGGTTACGCTCGTAACTTCCTGCTGCCACAGGGCAAAGCCATCCGCGCATCCGACGCCAACAAGAAGCGTTTTGAAGCCGAGCGCGCCCAGCTCGAAGCACGCAACCTCGAAGCAAAATCCGAGGCAGAAGCACTCAAAGAGCGTATCGGCGAGAAAACCGTCATCATCATCCGCGCTGCTTCCGAAACCGGCCAGATGTACGGCTCCGTTTCCACGCGCGATATTTCTGACGCCCTGACCGAAGAAGGCGTTTCCATCAGCCGTTCCCAGATCTCCCTGTCGCGTCCGATTAAAGCCATCGGCATGCATGCAGTCACCGTCATTCTGCATCCGGAAGTCGAACTGGTTGTGACCGCCAACGTTGCCCGTTCGCAGGACGAAGCCGAACGTCAGGCTGCTGGTGAAGATCTCTCCCGCACCAACCGTGAAGAAGACAGCTTCGAGTTCGAAGAAGATCTGGAACTTGACGAAGAGCTGCTGGAAGAAATCGAAGGCGAAGAAGAAGCTGAAGAAGCTTCTGAAGAAGCCGCTGCAGAAGACGAAGAATAA
- the fabD gene encoding ACP S-malonyltransferase translates to MKKIAFTFPGQGSQTVGMGKALADEYAVARTVFEEVDDALGEKLSDIMWNGPAETLTLTRNAQPALMATSIAAFRVLEERGLVLADKVSYVAGHSLGEYSALAASGALSLSDTARLLRIRGDAMQQAVPVGKGAMAAIIGMDIDEVKEVADSASEGEVCQVANDNSAGQVVLSGVKAAIERATRLAREKGAKRALLLPVSAPFHCALMAPAAEVMAEALSRAHINQPVVPLIANVLAGPVSDPEAIRRHLVEQVTGMVRWSESISWLASNGVSTLYEVGAGKVLSGLARRIARGVETINVGELTDIDAAMMKLA, encoded by the coding sequence ATGAAAAAAATCGCATTTACATTCCCTGGTCAGGGCAGTCAGACTGTCGGCATGGGCAAAGCGTTGGCAGATGAATATGCCGTTGCGCGCACTGTATTCGAAGAAGTCGATGATGCGCTCGGTGAAAAACTGTCCGATATCATGTGGAACGGTCCTGCAGAGACCCTGACCCTGACCCGCAACGCACAGCCCGCGCTGATGGCCACGTCCATCGCTGCGTTCCGTGTGCTTGAAGAGCGCGGTCTGGTTCTGGCTGACAAAGTATCTTATGTCGCCGGGCACTCTCTGGGCGAATATTCTGCGCTTGCCGCTTCCGGTGCGCTGAGCCTGTCCGATACGGCTCGCCTGCTGCGGATCCGCGGTGACGCCATGCAACAGGCTGTTCCTGTTGGCAAGGGCGCAATGGCTGCGATCATCGGCATGGATATCGATGAGGTTAAGGAAGTGGCCGACTCAGCTTCCGAAGGCGAAGTCTGCCAGGTTGCCAACGACAATTCCGCCGGTCAGGTTGTTCTCTCCGGAGTGAAAGCCGCCATTGAGCGTGCGACCCGTCTGGCCAGAGAAAAGGGTGCCAAGCGCGCTCTGCTGCTGCCTGTGAGCGCACCGTTCCATTGTGCGCTTATGGCGCCGGCTGCTGAAGTGATGGCAGAAGCTCTGTCCCGGGCCCATATCAACCAGCCCGTCGTGCCGCTGATCGCCAACGTGTTGGCGGGTCCCGTGAGCGATCCTGAAGCCATTCGTCGCCATCTGGTCGAACAGGTTACCGGCATGGTACGTTGGTCAGAATCAATTTCCTGGTTGGCTTCCAACGGCGTCAGCACGCTGTATGAAGTTGGCGCTGGTAAAGTTCTTTCCGGTTTGGCTCGCCGCATTGCAAGAGGGGTGGAAACAATCAATGTTGGTGAACTGACCGATATTGACGCTGCAATGATGAAGCTGGCCTAA
- a CDS encoding DUF2232 domain-containing protein, protein MNHYLPIAIVAGFCTTLLNISGYAGGIFGLGFLLVLTAPLPVMIASLGWGNFAGLIAALTSGVTTALLISPLAGLLFALLTSLPAWWICHLAGLSRVDERTGEVFWYPISRVLMWIAGFAAIATLAMFVPFGFSLDTYMDAISTLVKQIYDNGQFGEAGVKLEGLVQLVGRLAPTASALMLVFSMTVNLYLAGKVVHKSGRLARPWPGMHWVTLPPVGAYIFLAALIGLFVLPDLSGVLAQIVASCFGATLLLVGLSVIHNMTVGNAFRSGILWVTYFMLVILQWISFFVVILGAVEVLLDLRARRLAARSGNGPDGPNDDQGNDQGEQD, encoded by the coding sequence ATGAACCACTATCTTCCCATCGCCATCGTTGCAGGCTTCTGCACGACCCTGCTGAACATCTCCGGTTATGCCGGTGGTATCTTTGGCCTTGGCTTCCTGTTGGTTCTCACCGCTCCCCTTCCTGTCATGATCGCCTCGCTTGGCTGGGGCAATTTTGCCGGCCTCATCGCGGCCCTCACCTCTGGGGTCACCACCGCATTGCTGATCAGCCCGCTGGCGGGTCTGCTCTTTGCGCTTCTGACCAGTTTGCCCGCTTGGTGGATTTGCCATCTGGCAGGGCTGAGCCGAGTAGACGAGCGCACGGGGGAAGTCTTCTGGTATCCAATCTCGCGCGTTCTGATGTGGATCGCCGGCTTTGCTGCAATAGCGACGCTGGCCATGTTCGTTCCCTTTGGCTTCAGCCTTGATACCTACATGGATGCCATCTCGACCTTGGTCAAACAGATCTATGACAATGGCCAGTTTGGTGAAGCGGGTGTCAAACTTGAGGGTCTGGTTCAGCTTGTCGGCCGTCTGGCCCCCACGGCATCGGCCTTGATGCTGGTTTTCAGCATGACCGTGAACCTCTATCTGGCGGGCAAAGTGGTGCATAAATCCGGGCGCCTCGCACGTCCCTGGCCGGGGATGCATTGGGTGACCTTGCCACCGGTTGGCGCCTATATCTTTCTTGCAGCCCTCATCGGCCTGTTCGTGCTGCCGGACTTGTCAGGCGTTCTGGCCCAGATCGTGGCCTCATGCTTTGGCGCAACCCTGCTGCTGGTCGGCCTGTCGGTCATTCACAATATGACGGTTGGCAATGCATTCCGCAGCGGCATCCTCTGGGTCACCTATTTTATGCTCGTCATCCTTCAGTGGATCAGCTTCTTTGTGGTCATTTTGGGTGCCGTCGAAGTGTTGCTGGATTTGCGAGCAAGAAGACTGGCCGCGCGCTCAGGCAATGGGCCCGATGGACCGAATGACGATCAAGGCAATGATCAGGGTGAGCAGGATTGA
- the rpsF gene encoding 30S ribosomal protein S6, whose translation MALYEHVFLARQDISQQQVEALVEQYKTLITEAGGTVGKVEFWGLRSIAYRINKNRKAHYVLMNIDAKSDAVSEMERQMRLNEDVMRFMTIRVDEHEEDQSAMMQKRDRDDRRGGPRGDRGDRPDRGPRRPRREESAAE comes from the coding sequence ATGGCGCTGTACGAGCACGTTTTCCTTGCTCGCCAGGACATTTCTCAACAGCAGGTTGAGGCTCTGGTCGAGCAATATAAAACCCTGATCACCGAAGCTGGCGGCACCGTCGGCAAGGTTGAATTCTGGGGTTTGCGGTCCATCGCATACCGCATCAACAAAAACCGCAAAGCTCACTATGTTCTGATGAACATCGATGCAAAATCTGACGCCGTTTCTGAAATGGAACGTCAGATGCGCCTCAACGAAGACGTCATGCGTTTCATGACCATTCGTGTAGATGAGCATGAAGAAGATCAGTCCGCCATGATGCAGAAACGTGACCGTGATGACCGCCGTGGTGGTCCTCGTGGTGATCGTGGTGACCGTCCGGATCGTGGCCCACGTCGTCCACGCCGCGAAGAATCTGCAGCTGAGTAA